Proteins encoded within one genomic window of Lysinibacillus louembei:
- a CDS encoding response regulator: MRKTLYHIIVFLGAISNAFMMARLNVSPVILITTTVVYVVVLEALFLFLEPRLAIAARKRNLTTYPFLKDLIDAKKATVTLKTGEIIYNASFNGYSSPKDAAKIKLDITQPKTKKQPEKIETRELLLIHIKGVKKIL, encoded by the coding sequence ATGCGAAAAACTTTATATCATATTATCGTATTTTTAGGAGCGATTAGTAATGCTTTTATGATGGCACGCTTAAATGTTTCCCCTGTCATATTAATTACAACAACGGTTGTCTATGTTGTTGTATTAGAGGCTTTATTTCTATTTTTAGAGCCGCGCTTAGCTATTGCTGCACGCAAACGGAATTTAACAACATATCCATTTTTAAAAGATTTAATTGATGCCAAAAAGGCGACAGTTACATTAAAGACAGGCGAAATCATTTACAATGCTTCATTTAATGGCTATAGCAGTCCAAAAGATGCTGCTAAAATTAAACTTGATATTACGCAGCCGAAAACGAAAAAACAGCCTGAGAAGATAGAAACGCGAGAGCTGTTATTAATACATATTAAAGGCGTAAAAAAAATACTATAG